TCACACAGCGGGTGATAAGTCTTAAGCACCAGCTTAAGACTTGTATTTCCTGTCACTGTACCTTGAGGCTGACGCATATGCCGATCGCTGATCTCTCCGAATGATTCCTTTCGGGAACCCCGGTTGGCCTTGTCCTGCATTctcatgttttttaataaagcatGTCAGGCACTCGTAGCAATTAGAGTCGCTCCGAGGTTCCTGTGCAGAATGAGGAGGATGTAAAAAATGCAAAGTGAGGCAGCAAGTCTTGCCCGAACACGCTGAGACCCATCTCTGACGTGTGGATCAGCTTCAGCTCCACTCCCCCCTGAGACAGCTCAGCCTGGATCCCGGCCGACTGCAGGCCAAACACTCTGTCCGCGGAGGCGGCTGCACAATGTGTTGGGATTTTGAACCATTGACGTGAAGGAATCATCTTGGATCGCCGTGTTGGGTTACAGTTTTATATggttttcagtgtttcccccaggtttactggtttggggtgtgtgtgtgtgtgtgtggggggggggggggggggggggtagggttcacaaatcatgttaagtttcatccacaatctttcatacaggaatgacGAATAAGGTGTAtgaggaaagtgacctgaaatgacttctgcttgacattatatgtaaaatacgGGGGCGGGGCcccctcccaattcaatggtagggtaaacaatgttttttcctgcaaaGGCCTGTAGTTAACCTTTCTGGCAGCTCGTAGAGGGATTCGTTGACATAAATACCTGGATTTCTTCAGAGCACGCTCGGTGAAGAccgaaggagagagaggaggttactgaagtttttttttttactgttgatCTAGAACATTTGCTcgttaaaaaaaagcttttggcAAGGCCTCGTCTCCAATATCTCATATCAGCATCAGatgtagaacagaacagagagtaGTTGAAGTTTGATTCGGCCACACCAGgtaatatgattaaaaaaaacaactttgctttttgtgttttagatTAGATAGAAAGTAGCGAGGTGCTTTGCAGATAGAGAtgacatgaagaaaatatgagATCTGCCATAATACGAAGCATTCGTATAGATTACACTTCAGCATTCAGTGTATAGTACCTAAAATAATTTGACCACAGCAGCTACAAGAAGAAGCCTGTTTATTAATTCATGGATGAATAATAAGGTACAATAATATATCAATTTAACAGGGTTGAGTAGTTTAACCTGTGATGCTTTTAGATTttcgtttagttttttctaCTTATAATTACACAAACGGAAAACCTCTGACACCAATGTCCTTGGAAATAACTACCTAATAATACACACTTTCAAGTgcacattcaaatatatttcctttctttcctgcATGTAGATCATATTAAATGGTGTATTATGATCAGCAGCGTAGTTACAAACACGTCTTTGGGATTTATCCTGTACAGCCTTTTGactgcttgttttttaaagtagaaCATTTATAGTCCCCTGACAAACATAATGCGCTTCCATCAATTTCTGTATCTTTTAAATcagatgtcaaaatgtttttgtttatctacAGGAGTATCTATCTATACAAACCCAAACCCTCATGCAGGATCGTAACGTCATTCACGGAAATGTTGTGTCAAAAGATATGGGAAGTACACAGGGATTTTTACACTCCTGCGCTTTTCCTGATTCACTCTCACCAGGAAGTCTTCCAACAgaattccatttaaaaaaaatctgcagtctATATTGCACATCTCATTTATAAATATCAACAGATGGAACAGATCAGGATCGTGAAGATGCACATTCAAGATAATGTAAACACTTTGCCAACAGACTATGGCCGAAGAGAGTAAATGGTGCCTCGGGTTGTCTGCAACCGTTTTCAGATGAACTTTTGACCTACGCCTAAGAAAGATGATTTACTGGGAAGAGACATGTACCTTTTATAACCTGTTATATCATCGATTGGTTTTATCATCTGAGGgttttgcaaaaacacagaggacaaaTGGGAGACGATTGGTTTTATCATCTGAGGgttttgcaaaaacacagaggacaaaTGGGAGAACATTTTGGCCAAAGGTGCAAAATTTATAAGACATTAATTTCACAACACATAAACCAATCAATATTTATATGGCATTGCTGTGACAGCAGAGAGTGTCTGACAGGAAGAGCTTACCCTGATTCAGACAGACTGATTCTGGCTGCCATGTTTCTACTCTGCCTGCCTCAAGATAAGGTGACGGACACAGAATGAGTCCATCACCGCCGTGGGAAGCAGGACTCTGTCCAAGGAACATCGCACGTGAAAGCTCCTGAGACTCCAGGAGTCACGCCTTTTCATTCCCTGGGTTGCTTTCTGCAACCTTGTTGTACCCACAGGCAACGGTCTATGCAAGGGGAAGCTTCACAAGGCTGCGGGGATCgcgtatacatttttttccacggacacaatcaatcaatttttgCAGGTATCATTATGGGCTCACTGACCGGGAGTCGAtccctgaccttctgtaccaaagtcagcggtgtaaacCACTaagtcacacacagtctctctctctctctctctctcacacacacacacacacacacacacacacacacacacacacacacacacacacacacacacacacacacacacacacacacacacacacacacacacacacacacacacacacacacacacacacacacacacacacacagtctctctctctctctctctctcacacacacacacactctcacacacacacacacacacacacacacacacacacacacacacacacacacacacacacacacacacacacacacacacacacacacacacacacacacacacacacacacacacacacacacacacacacacacacacacacacacacacacacacacacactacagattAAACAACACTGAAGGAACACATATTGTACAGTctcatttttattgaaacaaGTATAATGTTGTGTAAAAAGGTGGCATTCGATTCCAAACgttccaaaaaaaactattgtagGAAATGAGAAGAAAGCCCTCAACGTGTCTGTTAGTTGAAACATGGGATCTACAAACACTTCAGTGTTCATGAGAAGTCAGAAGTGTCTCTGGGCAGTCAAACCAGTCCCATGGTAAACCAGGGTCCACCAACTCAGTGTTGTCGTCTTTGCAGTGGGTCACTTCGCCTCCTCGTCACGCAGGTCTCTCGATCAGGACACACGGGTCATTTCTTCCCCATGATGAAGCTTGGTGCCTCGGCATCATCGTcggcctccctctccccctcttcgtccttctcttcttcactgGAGTCAGAGCTCTCCTCGGCGTCGCCCTCCTTCTTATTCTTGGACTCTAGTTTGGCTTTCTTCGCCAGCAGCTTCTTCCGCTTCAGCTTCTCCCGCTTCTTCCTGCGCTTCGCCGTCCTCTCGTCGGCCGCCTCTTTGTTCAGCTCCACCTTGTCCAGATACTCCAGGTCCTTGTCGAACTTGCCTGCCATCTTGTCCAGGAAGTCCTGCCTCTGGTACTCCCTGCGGCGCAGGTGCCGGTAGACGTGGAACTCCCCGCTGCCCGCGCCGGCGCTGGAGCCCATCACGTCCCGGACGAACTCCGGCGGAGCCCGCGGGTTCCACTCCTTCGGTCGGTCGGGGATGGGGGCGAGCTTGTCGGGGTTCCGCATCAACCTCTCCAACTTCAGACGCTGTTCCTCCGCCGGGGTTTTGGCGATTATCAGAGGCTGCGACTCTTTGCCCGCAGCTTTCCCCGGTTTGTTGTTCTTCTGCGTGTGCGCCGCCATCTTTTCGAACTGTCGCCGTTTCCTGCTTGCTCGAGTCGCCCCGGAAGTTATTGAGGGCTTCCGTAAcctgtaaatatttatttccctttttcaaCGTTTGCTTTTTccgaagaaaaaggaaaaggtgagtCAGTATTAATTTGCTGACATTAAATCGTCAAATTGAAAAGTATTCCTTAGGTAACTGGTGTAATTGACGTGTGGCTTTACCAACTGCAAATCAGATTGAATTCTGATTGGGCGCAGCTGTCCAATCAACGTTCAGGTCCCGTCCTTCCTCGCGGGTGGAAGTGTGTTGTGCGGACTGCTTTCCTCCGGCTTGCCGACAGACTAGTTTGTCACTTCCCGAACgacatttctcctttttttttttcatctgattaTATAACTACCCAGAGAGAATGAACACCATCATTCGATCTACCGCCCGGTGTCTCCGGGCCGGGGCGGCGGCGGTCTATCTGCCCGTTCGAGCCGGCGCACGCGTGTGGTCGGCCTCGCCGCCGCGGCGGCTGCTGTGCGCGGCGGCGGACCTCCAGAAGGACCTTGGCGCCATGGTGAAGAAGGACAAGGTGGTGGTGTTCATGAAGGGCACGCCGGCGCAGCCCATGTGCGGCTTCAGCAACGCCGTGGTCCAGATCCTGCGCATGCACGGGGTGGACCAGTACGCCGCGTACAACGTGCTGGACGACGGCGAGCTCAGGGAAGGTCAGTGGACCCGGGGGCCAACTCGCTCCTCACATGGCGGGTTGACAAGCTCCGTCGACCGTCACGAGTGTCAGTGACAGGTTTACCTGTCAATAACAGGGCAGTGGAGGTGGAGCTCGCTGGTAAACTTGCGTTAGCCTCTGTCTACGTGTTTGTTAGCCCCCGTTAGCCCCTGCTAGCTGCgtcgtttctttttttggctcaTTCGGTCCAGCCACACTTATCTTCTCTCGTCAACGTGTTTTATCAgcgccctgcagcagcagcagcagcagcagcagcagcgaaagGGCGTGGCTCTCCAACAACTCGTCGCGGGTTGTCCCGAAGGCATCACTTTGTGTTTACAAATGATGACGGCAGCAAGGGACACCGGCCCTTTCTACGGGATGTTGCCGATGTCTCAACTGCAGTGTGGTCATACAGCCAACCGACTCACTCCGCTTGATGCACCTACCGTCGtttattttgcttttcatcATCTTGTGCAAGAGCAGTTCACAGAGGCCTCGAGGCAAAACAGACAATGCGAGAGTGTGGTGTGTCTGTCGGGAGGGTCCCCGTTTAAAAGCCCCCAAATAATAAGTAAGAATAATAACTGTTGCCCAACAGTGCATGGCCGTTGCACTTTTACGTACTTGCGATTTTGAGATGCACGCAAGTCAgtgtgtcccttttttttaatttggttttcaATATCTGGTGCTGTCACTGCTGTCGATAcaatatgataaaaacaaaaccaagcaTTTCACAAAATGATTAAGCATTTGCACGTTCAAAAATTTGAGGGACTCAACTGAACAACTGTGTTTGTAGGCTACAAGTGGTTCTCGTGACAAGTACTTTGATCTCTGTGTGAAATCCGCGGAGTGCCCCTTTAACATCATTGCGTCATTGCTGTTATTCAAAAGAGAGCAACTTTTTATACGTTCACACACTCTACTAAATAGTATTTATCCAGTCTAATGCTGAGCTTTATAACCAGAGTTATTTTCTTAGTTTGTCATCTCTGTTTCTTTGGATTTGCCATTTGTTGTTATGTTTCTGTAATTGGTGGCTGCCCATGCCAACCACTTGTTTCTAATCATACAATCTATTCAATCTCCTCTagtgattcaatttttttaaagatagatcgatagataggtactttattgatcccaagctggagAGACAAAAGGTGTTCAAACGTGGTTAAACACCGGGAGCTGCAGCAACAGGCTAGCACCTAGCAACAGGTGCCATCTTTTGACCTTACATCTGAGTTTTATATTGGTTTTACTTCATGTCAGACTGACACTAACACTGTCTGCCCTCCACAGGAGTCAAGGTCTTCTCCAACTGGCCCACAATCCCTCAGGTGTACTTCAGCGGCGAGTTTGTGGGAGGCTGCGACATTCTGCTCCAGATGCACCAGAACGGAGATCTGGTGGAGGAACTGAAGAAGCTGGGTATTCATTCTGCACTGCTCAACGCTGAGAAAGAATCCAAGTAGAAGACGATTTTAAACTTCCAAACTGCTgacgagacagagagacacatttaTCAAgttcaattcccccccccccaatcataTGATCACATATGAATCAAGTCCGTAGGCAGCCGTGGGCAGAATGGACTCGCAAGTGCAGATGAAAGTGATGAGTGTAAGCAAATTTTGTGGCAGCACTTTATCTTGATTCTGGCATATTTACACTTAACCATGttcaatattcataaaaaagttAAGATTGTCATACACAGCTCCTGTTGCACTGCTCCCACTCTGTTCAAGTCCACACTTTATGTATCTGACAGGGGGGCTTAAATCTGTGAAGAAAAATAGAGTGGACCGTGTCAAACACAATTTTACCTACAGTAAATTTGTGCCACATTTATCACCTGAGAAGgtgcagcaacatttttttaccaCCTGGGGGCAGAGGAATCTAATTACAAACTAAACATGGACATATTATCACATTTTAAGTTTACACTGCAAATTTAAATTCTGTGTCTGaatgtaagtccaatattcagTCTTTCCCATCTCTGCTGTGGTCTCCACTAgatcctgacaaaaaaaactcaggCCCTTCAGCTGCTAGACGCTCCACTGTGCTCAACAGTTAGTTGTAACTTCGCTGTGTCTGGTGGGAAAGTAGTGTGCAGTGGGAAATAACAGCTTTTTTGCCTGCTGGCCATGAAGTTGCGGTGAGAGCTGTGGGAGTGAAATAAATCATCAAGGTCATGGGTCAAAGACGCCACAGAGCCGAGGGGAACTGCTTTCTGTGACTTTGTCATTATAGAGCAGCCGCTTTCACATCACATGTAGTCTTCTTATGATGTAAAAGTGATCACAGCAgctttaatattttcttatgtAACATGGGGAGGGACAGTTAAGATCTTTGTCATCTGGTTTCTATCAAATCATAGTTCACATAATTTGATCTtaaaagatgttttaaaaaagaaaggattaAAAATCTATATGAGCATAGTTTTTGGAATCACTGTTGGAGAAAGCATTTCTACTGCCTACGGTTTCCCTCCCGTGCTTTGAGTGGTTTACAGAAATATGCTGCTTTCATCTTCCCCTATTAAATTCCCGCTGCCTCTATTGTCTAGCTGTTTTCCACAAGCCACAGTCACTTCCACACCAAATGACTCTCAGGTTGCACCAAGTCCAAGTGAAGGTCTTTATAATCCTATTCGTCCTCACACCAGAAACCTTCCTACTGCACTGCCTGTGAATACACTATACTGGGAGGAAGAACAAAGAGGGGGGGCAGACTGTTTGGATCAATAAAGATGTTTTAATGTAAACACTGTGTAATTACACCACATGAATTGTTCTTTGTAGTGAAGCTGAAGTACAGACACGGACGCACCTCACTGACATCCTTACAGACACGTACTGTCAAAATAGTCTATTTGTTCTTCCTGCCAGGAACCACACTCAAAATGTGCTGCCTCTGTTTGTGTCTACTTCCGCTTGAAACGCAACAAACATACAATgacatgttttctcttctcttgaaAATGATggatttgttaaaaatgtaaaagtctgGTGTCTGTCATTGAatgtgtgcaggtttttttcttcttctttttgggaGGGGTGGGGAGTGTTTTTGCTTTGAGTTTTCTGTCCTTGAGCCTAAGAGTGTCTGACCTTTATCAATCCTACGGTAGCTGttcctcctgctgcacacaGGTGTATTATCAAATCAATGGTCATGTAGTACACTGTAAGATATTGTACATTGAAAGCatattattaaatgtattttaactgCATGTAAACCCTGCACCgattaaatattttgtgaaacAAATGACAAGCAACCTGTtggtttttgtcctttttatcaCTTTGATTCTGCAGGGACATGGAggatttttctcatttctgtgtGGAATAAATCTCATCTATTGACACATTGACTACTGATTTTAGCTATTGTATAAAATGTCTAGCTCAGTGAACACAAGACAAGCACCGtaggcaaaataaaatattgtatCGTTTGTCTTCTGGTTCTGGATCATTCTAATTTTAAATCTCCGAACAGCCTGAACAGGAGTCATCGCTTATCAAATCATATACAAATCTGCCAACTCCTGCAGTTTGACAGCCTCCATcacaacagacacattgacCTGTCATAGTTACCTCTAACAAACATGGAGCCTAAATCTGAAACAGCTTAATGCTTGGTGAGTCGTAGCacttgtttgcatgtgtgtgtctgtgagatacacagagaaaagacacaatATTTATAAACTATGTATTTTTGATGCTTCATATGTCGTgatgagttgaaatattttcctgAATTTCCCAGCCAGTGTGAATGCGTCATCAGGCCACAGGAGCAGCACAGTCTTGACTGACGTAGTCATCCGGTGCAGTGTGAAAGAAGGCGATGGCAAGTCAAAATGTTTATCTCTTGTCAGATGTTGTGTTAAACAGCTTTAATCTCCCAGTGATAAATACAAGTAAGATAAACATGACCAGGGACTTTTTGCTTGCATGGTCACAGCACTGTACCATCAGCATCAGAGTCCGGCTTTCAAAGACTTGGTGATatgagatgtttttctttttgtcaagtCAGAAATACTGGGGATTATATTTCTGTCATCATTAACTCTGAAATACTAAATATGGTACATGGCTACTTAGAGATAcatctattttttcttttcctttttttcttctacccccccaaaatgtttttggtgACAATTTTGCAAAGCAGCACGGACTGAACTGGATggacaatgataataataataattacaaaaacagtAAGGTTacaatttgtttcttttatttgtgcttttactTGTGGAAGGGAACAACAGCGCCGCTTCCGGTTCGaggagggaacaaaaaaaaaaggaaagatattGAGCGGCACTGCACGCGCGTGCTTTTGTGCTTGTTAACATTAGCTACTGAATCGTCGCTAACATCGGTGGATTTTTCGTCATTGGCTACATTAAAATTGATTCGGAGGCAGCTGGACAGATTATCTGACACAtcagcgagaaaaaaaaaccacaggaAGTGGACTGAATTTCGTGAGGTGAATGCGAAAAAAAAAGTTTCGGTGATTGGAAGAACCGCCGGCGGCGCGCAGCTGTGTGTGGGCTCTGCCGGACACGACGTTAATTCGGAGAACCTGGGTCTGTTGGACGTTACCACCGCCACCATCCTGAATTAAAGAAGACTCgctaagaattaaaaaaaaaaaaaaaaaaaaaaagggtgagtCCTCTTGTATCACCTCCCGTCACTGTCAAATGTGTTGGAACCGCGGGACAGTCGCCATCATGCTAATGTCGCCCGCCGTTGTTGTAGCACCTGCCACAATGGGTGCGGTCAAGCTAAAGCTAATGCTAACGGCAGTTGCTAAATTGCGTTTGAATGTGACGTCATGTTAGCAACATTCAAATCCAATGCTCCTGTAATTAAGTGGAGACGAAGGCCGGAGTTGGCTGACTGTTTTCCTGGAAAACCGAATGCACTTGTTCATGAttaaattaacttaattaaTACATTGATTCATAAGGCTAAGGTCActgttagagctgcaacaggtaaaggattagtaatccactactaaattaagcgccgactattttgataaccgattaatTGGTTTGAAGTAaattttataaagaaaaaagtcagactTCTCTGATTACAGCCTCTTaattgtttatttgctcctttatgacagtaaactaaatatctttggtgtgtggacaaaacaaaacatcatctttggaaacgcattgacatttttcatcagtttatgacattttacagaccacaacaactaatcgagaaaataatccacagatgaaaatcatcgttagttgcagcccttgtCACCATCGATTTAAACGATTAACAGCCAGTGTTAATAACAAAGCATGAAGCTGGTCAGCAACGTGACCGTTAAGTTATAGGGACTTTTTAATCTATTAGATTCTTACATGCAGCACTAATCATGACACAGTCTCTTCAGGTAACAGGTAAACATCTGCTGTTCTTCATGCTGTTTTGTGTCAAACAAATCTCTGGTGTGAATTTATGACTCAGTTGGTGTCGGCGGACACCGTGCTCATTCAGATAATTAAGAATAAGGCAGAGTCGGACATTGATAGCTCAGATTACTTGACCTAGACCACATATTGGTGTATCGCTGCTGTAAAGTTGCATtggaattacaaaaaattaatGACTGTGATTTACACAAGGGGTAGACCGATATGGCCTTTTTCTGGACCGATACTGaatattactaatctaagagaccgataaccgatatttgaaaccgaaATTTGACTGCAGTAAAAAAGGGTTCCAAAAGTTGTCAAAATTCAGAATAACACAAATTCTTAAAAACTAAATTtagttgaaatgccttaaagcatgTTTCATTCACAGAAACTTTCAACATGACCTAAACAGAAAAGTGCAGGGaactatcagcagcattattattgTCCATtaacatggacgggacattgctaaagtcaAGAgagactgcggctgcatcagagccaaagtaggACAGCTTTTTGCCAAATAGCTTCTTTTTGATCGAGGGATTTAgaaaattgttgtttattcttcAGTGTTAAGggttttgatttcatttatctAATGTTCCGTTACATTTATAagcaatattttaatttgtggtTTAGTCTGTGTTCAAAAAGTAATGTCTCTCTGGATGTGATGGACCATATGTATATTGGAATGGAGTGCTTTGTCttaaggagtgtgtgtgtgtgtgtgtgtgtgtgtgtgtgtgtgtgtgtgtgtgtgtgtgtgtgtgtgtgtgtgtgtgtgtgtgtgtgtgtgtgtgtgtgtgtgtgtgtgtgtgtgtgtgtgtgtgtgtgtgtgtgtgtgtgtgtgtgtgtgtgtgtgttgtgtgtgttgtgtgattgtaTGTTTTTCAGATAACAACTTGCTTACACAGCAGTGTTGATGAGAGGTGAAAGGTTCATGGGTAGTTGGTATCCATGAAACTGCCAAAATGTCATCAATCCCAGGACTCCCTACACAAGGATCAGATGTAACGATTCACATAACCAGGGTCCACTTGCACCCCCTATCTGTGCTTGTGGAATTCTGGGGAAAGTTTAGCCAGAGCAGGGAAGTAGAGTACGAGTGCCTGGCTAAAGACCTTCAGTCTCTTGGTAAAACCATTCAAGAATTTGAAGGAAGCCCCGGTGACCTGTGCTTGATCCAGATAAATTGTACTTGGTACAGGGCCCGCATAATCTCCAAAAATGCCTCGAAATACAGTGTGTTTCTCATTGACAAAGGGATAACCTCTTGCACCACCACAAGTAATCTGGCATGGGGTAAGAAGGAGATCTTCCTCCTACCACCTGAAGTGGAATTCTGTGTCCTCGCTAATGTGTTGCCAGTCCCGACAGAGAGCAGATGGTCTCCAGTGGCTCTTGAATATCTGCGATCTCTCTCTGGGAAGTCTGAGAAAGCACATGTGCAAAATGTTCTGGTGCCCCACAGAACATTCATCCTGCACATACCTAGCATTGCCAAACAAATGTATGAGATGGGATTTGCGAAGAAGCTGTCTCCAGACATGTTCCAGGACTATGTGCTCATGTCATTGAAGCCAGAAACTCAACAGATTTCCTTTGGAGCAGGAGAGCGACTGCAAAAGCAAGAGCACTTCATGGTCCCAGAGCTTTCAGCGGGAACTGTGGAGACCGTCATAGTCACAGAAGTGACAGGTCCACAAAGGATTTTTTGCCAGTTGAGGGTATTCTCACAAGAGCTGAAGAAACTCTCAGAGAAAATCACACAGTGCTGTGAGGGCAGAGTGACCAGTTGTCCTGTGGGTCCAGAAATGATTGGTTTTCCGTGTGCTGCAAGAGGGACTGATGGCAGATGGTACCGCTCTGTTCTACAACAGGTTTTCCCAGCCAAAGGTTTTGTGGAAGTGTTGAATGTTGACTATGGAACAAAACAGATTGTTCAAGTGGACAATGTAAGACCACTGGCTAAAGAATTTTTCCGGATGCCCGTTGTGACTTACATCTGTTCCCTCCATGGAGTCATTGACAAAGGGGTTGGATGGACGGCAAGCCAGATTGATTTTCTCAGGAACCTTCTTCTGAACAAGACTGTGATTGCCAAATTTGAGTACCAGAGCATGTCAGAGGGTGTTCACTACGCCACACTCTATGgtgatgaaaatacaaatattaacaaGTTGTTTGCGTCCAAGGAAAGCTGTTTGCTGGAGTGCGAGAAAACACTTGGGGATTATGCCATCCGTAGTCCTGCATACAGCCTTGAGCACCAAGCCcagcaagaaaaaaaccaaagaaagaTGTTAAATTCTGGGAAGactggagaggaaaaaggaggaaaaggagtaGCAGAGAAGTTACCAGCAGAATACCTCTCCCTAAACTCCTCACATGTTGCATTTGTTAAGCATGTATCCAACCCATCAGAGTTTTGGATCCAAACACACAACTATGCCAAGGAACTGGATAAATTGATGGATAGTATCTATCATTTGTACAAAGGTTCTGAGAATAAAGATGTGGTGACAAATCCAACCGTCGGGCTGTACTGTGCTGCCAAGGCAAAAGATGGTGACTTCTACAGAGCAACTGTTTCTGAAGTTGGAGAGACGCAGATCAAGGTGTTCTTCATCGATTATGGAAACACCGAAGACGTTGAAAGGATTAACATCAGGACCCTTCCGGACAAGTGGAAAAATTTGCCAAGGCTTGCACTCAAATGCACCCTGGCTGGTGTCAGACCCAAAGATGAGAGATGGAGTCAAAGTGCCTCTGAGTTTTTCATCAAAGCAGTCACCGACAAAATACTAAATGCACATGTGACAGGAAAATATGATGATGGGTATATTGTACAGCTAACAGATCCCGACGCTCAGGAAGAAAGAGACCTCAGTACACTGATGTGTAGCTCTAACCTTGCTGAAAGGGCTGACGCACAGAAACAACCCCAAGCCAATGTGACCATACAACCTGCCATTCTGCCTCCCGCACACCATCAACATGCCGGACCATCAGGTGTATATTGGAACAAGGGCACGTCTTTCCAGACACAAAACACTATTGTCCCTGACATCAACAAAGGAAGAATTCCTTTGTTTAAGGAGCAAATGTTTCCCATTGGGAGTAACTTTGATGTCTCTGTGTCCTACATCGAAAGCCCAAATGACTTCTGGTGCCAGCTAGTACAAAATACAGGGGACTTGAAATTGCTCATGCATGAAATACAGGCTCACTATTCAGGCAGTGAATATCAACCTCTTCTAGAAGCAGCTTGTGTTGCTCGCCACCCTCACAACAAAATGTGGTACAGGGCCCTTGTAATTCACAAACATGAAACGCCT
This sequence is a window from Scophthalmus maximus strain ysfricsl-2021 chromosome 18, ASM2237912v1, whole genome shotgun sequence. Protein-coding genes within it:
- the prkrip1 gene encoding PRKR-interacting protein 1 homolog; translated protein: MAAHTQKNNKPGKAAGKESQPLIIAKTPAEEQRLKLERLMRNPDKLAPIPDRPKEWNPRAPPEFVRDVMGSSAGAGSGEFHVYRHLRRREYQRQDFLDKMAGKFDKDLEYLDKVELNKEAADERTAKRRKKREKLKRKKLLAKKAKLESKNKKEGDAEESSDSSEEEKDEEGEREADDDAEAPSFIMGKK
- the glrx5 gene encoding glutaredoxin-related protein 5, mitochondrial, whose protein sequence is MNTIIRSTARCLRAGAAAVYLPVRAGARVWSASPPRRLLCAAADLQKDLGAMVKKDKVVVFMKGTPAQPMCGFSNAVVQILRMHGVDQYAAYNVLDDGELREGVKVFSNWPTIPQVYFSGEFVGGCDILLQMHQNGDLVEELKKLGIHSALLNAEKESK